A single window of [Clostridium] hylemonae DSM 15053 DNA harbors:
- a CDS encoding sulfatase-like hydrolase/transferase: protein MAEAEFFTTSEDASPNLHEMYKKYSSGYFKVPSVGAGTANTEFEVLTGMNLRYFGPGEYPYKTVLKNQTAESRHSSGRPRLWGACPAQQRGNFYSRANVFNNIGFDSFTSKEFMNILQTTENGWAKDDILIQHIIDAMNTTEQRDFVFGVSVQGHGDYPEEQIIENPKIKVEGIEDEGLKNKWEYYVNQVYEMDKFAGDLVKTLEERGEPTVVVFTATTCRLWG from the coding sequence GTGGCGGAGGCAGAATTTTTCACCACTTCCGAGGATGCCAGTCCAAACCTTCATGAGATGTATAAGAAATATTCATCCGGTTACTTCAAGGTACCTTCCGTTGGTGCCGGAACTGCAAACACAGAGTTTGAAGTGCTGACAGGTATGAATCTCAGGTATTTTGGGCCGGGAGAGTATCCGTACAAGACCGTGCTGAAGAACCAGACAGCTGAGAGCCGCCACAGCTCTGGCCGCCCTCGGTTATGGGGCGCATGCCCTGCACAACAACGGGGAAATTTCTACAGCCGGGCAAATGTATTTAACAACATTGGATTTGACAGCTTTACGAGTAAGGAATTCATGAATATACTCCAGACAACAGAGAATGGCTGGGCAAAGGATGATATCCTCATCCAGCATATTATCGACGCCATGAATACGACGGAGCAGAGGGATTTTGTATTTGGTGTCAGCGTGCAGGGACACGGGGATTATCCGGAGGAGCAGATCATAGAAAACCCGAAGATTAAAGTGGAGGGCATTGAGGACGAGGGCCTGAAGAATAAATGGGAATACTATGTGAACCAGGTCTATGAGATGGACAAATTTGCCGGCGACCTTGTGAAAACGCTTGAGGAAAGAGGAGAGCCGACGGTAGTTGTATTTACGGCGACCACCTGCCGACTATGGGGCTGA
- a CDS encoding peptidoglycan-binding domain-containing protein produces the protein MRAFQKAHGLAADGSVGEKTWSRLFRLS, from the coding sequence ATCAGAGCATTCCAGAAAGCGCACGGACTCGCGGCAGATGGTAGTGTCGGAGAGAAGACATGGAGCAGACTGTTCAGATTATCGTAA
- a CDS encoding putative ABC transporter permease, whose protein sequence is MFFAFSGIGWIWEVILHIIEDGMIINRGVMTGPWLPIYGMGSLNSSCPEKIQSPAYAAVRNYHVLMWSDRICDKYRAGIFIWPDGGITAICFSA, encoded by the coding sequence ATGTTTTTTGCATTCTCAGGCATAGGATGGATCTGGGAAGTGATTTTACATATAATTGAAGACGGTATGATCATAAACCGGGGCGTTATGACAGGCCCATGGCTTCCTATTTATGGAATGGGGAGTCTTAATTCTAGTTGTCCTGAAAAAATTCAGAGCCCGGCCTATGCAGCTGTTCGGAACTATCATGTGCTTATGTGGAGTGATCGAATATGTGACAAGTATCGTGCTGGAATCTTTATTTGGCCAGATGGTGGGATTACAGCGATATGCTTCTCAGCATAG
- a CDS encoding putative ABC transporter permease, with protein sequence MLLSIDGRVCLEGLMIFGIGGLFFIYIIAPKMDDLLTRFSSKSKIIVCVFYLLYFSEILYTCLLLLTWASE encoded by the coding sequence ATGCTTCTCAGCATAGACGGCCGTGTATGCCTGGAAGGTCTTATGATATTTGGAATCGGCGGACTTTTCTTTATATATATTATTGCGCCGAAAATGGACGACCTGCTGACGCGTTTTTCTTCAAAGTCTAAAATAATCGTATGTGTGTTTTACTTGCTGTATTTCTCGGAGATCTTGTACACATGTTTATTGCTCCTAACATGGGCTTCGGAATAA
- a CDS encoding recombinase family protein: MNKKCYGYVRVSSKEQNIGRQIAALEKIPVPPENIFIDKQSGKDFDRPNYQKMIDKLCAGDVVFVKSIDRLGRNYDEIIEQWRVLTKAKDVDIVVIDFPLLDTRNQVNGLTGKFIADIVLQILSYVAQIERENIRQRQAEGMRGKVKGVSFGRPAKEIPEEFPHVFELWRQGKISMRRAAKIMGTNHTTVSKWIKLYMKENDIFLGTKRYKIGWKCRLFYPSMILLF, from the coding sequence ATGAATAAAAAATGCTATGGATATGTCAGAGTGTCAAGCAAAGAACAGAATATTGGGCGGCAGATCGCGGCACTGGAAAAGATACCGGTGCCGCCGGAAAACATTTTCATAGACAAGCAGTCAGGCAAAGACTTCGACCGTCCTAATTACCAGAAAATGATCGACAAACTGTGTGCGGGAGACGTGGTGTTTGTGAAGTCGATCGACCGGCTCGGAAGAAATTACGATGAAATTATAGAACAGTGGAGGGTGCTGACTAAGGCAAAAGATGTAGATATCGTTGTGATAGATTTTCCGCTGCTGGACACGAGGAATCAGGTGAACGGACTTACCGGTAAGTTTATTGCAGATATCGTCCTGCAGATATTATCGTACGTTGCCCAGATAGAACGGGAAAACATAAGGCAGAGACAGGCTGAAGGAATGCGGGGCAAAGTCAAAGGAGTTTCGTTCGGAAGACCGGCAAAGGAAATACCTGAAGAGTTTCCCCATGTGTTTGAGCTTTGGAGGCAGGGCAAGATAAGCATGCGCAGAGCCGCTAAGATCATGGGTACAAACCATACGACAGTTTCAAAATGGATAAAGCTCTACATGAAAGAAAACGATATCTTTCTGGGGACAAAACGATATAAAATTGGATGGAAATGTAGACTTTTTTATCCATCAATGATACTATTATTTTAG
- a CDS encoding HAD family hydrolase: MDYLREEKIPMAVATSTARARAENIIRRAGAYEYLSACVCGDAVEKSKPEPDIFWKAAEELGCSPKECLVLEDSTAGVLAGKAAGGYIIYIPDETDVPAEVLDGITGRMDSLLDVIGWIKAVNRKRER, encoded by the coding sequence ATGGACTATCTGAGAGAGGAAAAGATCCCGATGGCGGTCGCCACGTCGACTGCCCGCGCACGTGCCGAAAACATCATCCGGCGCGCGGGAGCTTATGAATATCTGTCCGCCTGTGTCTGCGGTGACGCGGTGGAAAAGAGCAAACCGGAGCCGGACATATTCTGGAAGGCAGCCGAAGAACTCGGGTGCAGCCCTAAGGAGTGCCTTGTTCTGGAAGACAGTACCGCCGGCGTTCTGGCCGGTAAGGCTGCGGGCGGTTATATCATCTATATCCCGGACGAGACCGATGTGCCCGCAGAAGTCCTGGATGGGATAACCGGGCGTATGGACAGCCTTCTTGATGTGATTGGCTGGATAAAGGCAGTGAACAGGAAAAGGGAGAGATAA
- a CDS encoding MarR family winged helix-turn-helix transcriptional regulator: MENAYKTINHILVNLINEIWELEEKAIITEEFKDLTNNDMHVIEAVGLGEGNNMSAIARKLGITVGSLTTAMNSLVNKKYVERRRSEEDRRVVYVKLTNKGVGAYRHHEDYHRQMTQAILDKLGEDEIPVLVKTLDALDEFSVVTASRDSQAEGREG; encoded by the coding sequence ATGGAAAACGCTTATAAGACAATTAACCATATTCTTGTAAACTTGATCAATGAAATATGGGAGCTGGAAGAAAAGGCGATCATTACGGAAGAGTTTAAGGACCTGACGAACAATGACATGCATGTGATAGAGGCGGTCGGCCTCGGGGAAGGCAATAATATGTCCGCCATAGCCCGAAAGCTTGGCATCACAGTAGGTTCTCTCACGACAGCCATGAACAGTCTTGTGAATAAAAAATACGTGGAGCGCAGAAGAAGTGAGGAAGACAGACGGGTCGTGTATGTAAAGCTGACGAATAAGGGCGTCGGCGCATACCGGCATCACGAAGATTACCACCGTCAAATGACACAGGCCATACTCGACAAGCTTGGTGAAGACGAGATACCTGTTCTTGTGAAGACGCTGGATGCGCTGGACGAATTTTCTGTGGTTACAGCCAGCCGGGACAGTCAGGCGGAAGGCCGGGAAGGTTAA
- a CDS encoding carboxyl transferase domain-containing protein, with product MKDTLSRILKLHASGTETAGSCADDTAGAEVSTAQHNKVASAWDRVELSRMKDRPVGEDYIQAMFTDFIEFHGDRCFADDKAVIGGVGRFNGRPVTVIAQAKGTNTKENIERNFGMPSPDGYRKALQLMKQAEKFGRPVICFVDTPGRSAVWKRRSGGRARRSPEAYMKCPPLEFPYYRSSSEKAEAEDAAMATSDEVWMLENSVYSILSPEGFASILWKDSTRAKEAAEVMKLTAGDLLQARIVEQIVKEPGHYTVQNMKEVTSKLKKYMERFLGTYGQMSEEELTEHRYMRFRRM from the coding sequence ATGAAGGATACGCTTTCACGTATATTAAAGCTTCATGCGTCCGGGACTGAAACGGCTGGAAGCTGTGCGGACGATACTGCCGGGGCGGAAGTAAGTACGGCGCAGCACAACAAGGTGGCGTCTGCCTGGGACAGAGTGGAACTGTCACGGATGAAAGACCGTCCGGTCGGTGAAGACTATATTCAGGCCATGTTTACAGACTTTATCGAATTTCACGGAGACAGGTGCTTTGCAGACGACAAAGCGGTCATCGGTGGAGTTGGAAGATTTAATGGACGCCCGGTAACCGTTATCGCTCAGGCGAAAGGGACGAACACAAAGGAAAATATTGAGCGTAATTTCGGCATGCCGTCTCCGGACGGGTACCGGAAAGCGCTGCAGCTTATGAAGCAGGCGGAGAAGTTTGGCCGCCCGGTCATCTGTTTTGTAGATACGCCGGGGCGTTCTGCGGTCTGGAAGCGGAGGAGCGGGGGCAGGGCGAGGCGATCGCCAGAAGCATATATGAAATGTCCGCCCTTAGAGTTCCCGTATTATCGATCATCATCGGAGAAGGCGGAAGCGGAGGACGCCGCCATGGCTACTTCAGATGAGGTGTGGATGCTGGAAAACTCAGTGTACTCTATCTTGTCGCCGGAAGGATTTGCCAGTATTCTCTGGAAGGACAGCACGCGGGCAAAAGAAGCGGCGGAAGTGATGAAGCTTACGGCAGGCGATCTGCTTCAGGCGCGTATTGTGGAACAAATCGTGAAAGAGCCGGGTCACTATACGGTCCAGAATATGAAAGAGGTTACGTCAAAGCTTAAGAAATATATGGAGAGATTTCTCGGAACGTACGGGCAGATGTCGGAGGAAGAACTGACGGAGCACAGGTACATGCGTTTCCGCAGAATGTAG
- a CDS encoding acetyl-CoA carboxylase carboxyltransferase subunit beta produces MGQGTYNENPLDYKGYEEKLDQLKEKTGLEEAVVTGKACIDGTETVIGVCDGRFLMASMGEVVGEKIARAVERATKENFRSFYLPVRAEPGCRRITSLMQMAKTSAALKRHSDAGGLYISVLTDPTTGGVTASFAMLGDIILAEPGALIGFAGPRVIEQTIGQKLPKDSSVRSFFLNMASSTAL; encoded by the coding sequence ATGGGACAGGGGACTTACAACGAGAATCCGCTGGACTACAAAGGGTATGAAGAGAAACTGGATCAGCTTAAGGAGAAGACAGGACTCGAGGAGGCTGTGGTCACCGGCAAAGCGTGCATCGACGGCACAGAGACGGTGATCGGCGTGTGCGACGGCCGTTTTCTCATGGCGAGTATGGGAGAGGTTGTCGGAGAGAAGATAGCAAGAGCGGTGGAACGCGCCACGAAGGAAAACTTCCGGTCATTTTATTTGCCTGTTCGGGCGGAGCCAGGATGCAGGAGGATCACGTCCCTGATGCAGATGGCCAAGACGTCGGCTGCGCTGAAAAGACACAGCGATGCGGGCGGGCTGTACATCAGTGTGCTGACCGACCCGACGACCGGCGGCGTGACGGCAAGCTTTGCCATGCTGGGCGATATTATACTGGCAGAGCCGGGCGCGCTGATCGGATTTGCAGGACCCAGGGTCATAGAGCAGACGATCGGGCAGAAGCTGCCAAAGGATTCCAGCGTTCGGAGTTTCTTCTTGAACATGGCTTCATCGACGGCATTGTAG
- a CDS encoding biotin carboxylase N-terminal domain-containing protein: protein MIKKILIANRGEIAVRIIRACREMGIETVAVYSEADKDALHTQLADEAVCIGPAPSSDSYLSMDRIISATIITGADAIHPGFGFCLKTVSSPNCVNSAVSHS from the coding sequence ATGATTAAGAAAATATTGATTGCCAACCGCGGTGAGATCGCGGTGCGTATTATCCGTGCATGCCGGGAAATGGGAATTGAGACGGTGGCGGTATATTCAGAGGCGGATAAGGATGCCCTTCACACCCAGCTTGCCGATGAGGCTGTCTGTATCGGTCCCGCGCCTTCAAGCGACAGCTATCTGAGCATGGACCGGATCATCAGTGCGACGATCATCACAGGCGCGGACGCGATCCATCCGGGATTTGGCTTTTGTCTGAAAACAGTAAGTTCGCCGAACTGTGTGAACAGTGCAGTATCACATTCATAG
- a CDS encoding beta-ketoacyl synthase N-terminal-like domain-containing protein produces the protein MKKRVVVTGLGAVTPIGNSVEEFWSGVKESKVGIGEITKFDTTEYKVKLAAEVKDFSAKEYMDFKAAKRMELFSQYAVAAALEAYEDSGLI, from the coding sequence ATGAAGAAAAGAGTTGTGGTTACAGGACTGGGAGCAGTGACGCCGATAGGCAATTCGGTGGAAGAATTCTGGTCCGGTGTCAAGGAATCAAAGGTAGGGATCGGTGAGATAACGAAATTTGATACAACAGAATATAAAGTGAAGCTTGCTGCGGAGGTGAAGGACTTCTCTGCAAAAGAATACATGGATTTTAAAGCTGCCAAGCGGATGGAGTTATTCTCCCAGTATGCGGTAGCCGCCGCTCTGGAGGCATATGAAGATTCGGGGTTGATATAG
- a CDS encoding EpsG family protein — MHSIDSNDKEIFFKTDSQSFLYITLGIYQTALNMIPSNIASLIVIGGFCFILERKLWKFLLIIVLAMQMHQSVFIFIALYILHSIKLTRFRAVLLFGAGGIVLMLYDRLLPVISLFVPDVYQRYLMTSQITNGVVFGFHILIFIFILVVTDFRKAGSSFNLYLWAFIMELEFYWLSFRLEIFPGYLFVQSCSHFTCAICDRQYEICKKQKTYQRDILYAYRCAVRIEIKYK; from the coding sequence ATTCATAGCATTGACAGTAATGATAAAGAAATATTCTTTAAAACCGATTCTCAGTCTTTTTTATATATTACACTTGGAATATATCAGACTGCTTTAAATATGATACCGAGTAATATTGCCAGTCTTATAGTGATAGGCGGCTTTTGCTTTATACTTGAAAGAAAGTTATGGAAGTTTCTGTTGATAATTGTTCTGGCGATGCAGATGCATCAGAGTGTGTTTATATTTATTGCTTTATATATTCTACATAGCATCAAGTTAACCAGATTTCGAGCGGTTTTATTATTTGGCGCAGGTGGAATTGTGCTTATGCTTTATGACAGACTCCTTCCTGTTATAAGCTTGTTTGTGCCGGATGTTTACCAAAGATATCTTATGACATCGCAGATAACTAATGGTGTAGTTTTCGGTTTTCACATACTTATATTTATTTTTATACTTGTAGTAACAGATTTCAGGAAAGCTGGCAGTAGCTTTAATTTATATTTATGGGCTTTCATTATGGAATTAGAATTTTACTGGCTTTCTTTTCGGCTGGAGATTTTTCCAGGGTATCTTTTTGTTCAGTCCTGTTCTCATTTTACTTGTGCCATTTGTGACCGACAATATGAGATTTGTAAAAAACAAAAAACTTATCAACGGGATATTTTATACGCTTATAGGTGTGCAGTACGTATTGAGATTAAGTATAAATAA
- a CDS encoding GDP-mannose 4,6-dehydratase, which translates to MPGDGWLAFNRDNEAGGIEVVGTYYKPTVDLNEISNCVNLIECDIRYPKNIERIIRQYMPEQIYHLAAQSYPTVSWEKPYETMDVNVGGTIAVFEAIKELRKTYPNYNPIVIVACSSAEYGKTLEEIEDEKVKENAQLKPLHPYGVSKVGQDLISYQYFANDNIRTIRARIFNTTGTRKKNDVTSDFTNRAIRQYCENKKNRF; encoded by the coding sequence GTGCCGGGGGATGGTTGGCTCGCATTTAATAGAGATAATGAAGCTGGAGGGATAGAAGTAGTAGGAACTTATTATAAACCAACAGTAGATCTAAATGAAATTTCAAATTGTGTAAATCTTATAGAGTGTGATATCAGATATCCAAAGAATATAGAAAGAATAATCAGGCAGTATATGCCCGAACAAATCTATCATTTGGCAGCACAGAGCTATCCGACTGTTTCATGGGAAAAGCCATATGAAACGATGGATGTCAATGTGGGAGGTACAATAGCGGTATTTGAGGCTATTAAAGAACTAAGGAAAACATATCCCAATTACAATCCTATTGTCATAGTGGCATGTTCCAGTGCGGAGTATGGGAAGACATTGGAAGAAATAGAAGACGAAAAGGTAAAAGAAAATGCGCAGTTAAAACCACTTCACCCATATGGAGTAAGTAAAGTGGGGCAGGATCTGATTTCTTATCAGTATTTTGCAAACGACAATATAAGAACTATCAGGGCAAGAATTTTTAACACTACAGGGACGAGGAAGAAAAATGATGTGACTTCTGATTTTACAAATAGAGCTATTAGACAATACTGTGAAAATAAGAAGAATCGGTTTTAA
- a CDS encoding SIS domain-containing protein produces the protein MGIWEKEDVLWAISTSGNACNIKYAIVTAKAKGMTVVGLTGKDGGYLGEKADVSIIVPESETYLVQELHLPIYHCLCLMLEDEFF, from the coding sequence ATGGGGATATGGGAAAAGGAAGACGTGTTATGGGCCATATCAACTTCCGGAAATGCATGTAATATTAAATATGCGATAGTTACAGCCAAAGCAAAGGGTATGACTGTTGTAGGACTGACTGGTAAGGATGGTGGGTATTTAGGAGAAAAGGCCGATGTATCGATTATAGTCCCAGAATCTGAAACGTATCTTGTACAGGAATTGCATTTGCCGATATATCACTGTTTGTGTCTTATGCTAGAAGATGAGTTCTTTTGA
- a CDS encoding HAD-IIIA family hydrolase gives MPEYKVKCECRKPSPGLLLRAAKEYNIDLNQSWMIGDSEIDVEAGIAAGCKVVKLGEGKNIQIYFAALRIFYHR, from the coding sequence GTGCCAGAGTATAAGGTGAAATGTGAATGTAGAAAACCGAGCCCCGGATTGCTGCTCCGTGCAGCGAAAGAGTACAACATTGATTTAAATCAATCGTGGATGATCGGTGATAGTGAAATTGATGTTGAAGCTGGAATAGCGGCGGGATGTAAAGTGGTGAAGCTGGGAGAGGGGAAAAATATTCAGATTTACTTTGCTGCGTTAAGGATATTTTACCACCGTTGA
- a CDS encoding nucleotidyltransferase family protein: MKTIIMAGGMGTRIASINSSVPKPMITVLEKPILEYQIECLKKQGYKDIIIIIGYKGSRYRHILVTAQLLV; the protein is encoded by the coding sequence ATGAAGACAATAATTATGGCTGGCGGAATGGGTACTAGAATAGCAAGTATAAATTCCTCAGTTCCCAAACCGATGATTACTGTATTGGAAAAACCTATATTGGAATATCAGATAGAGTGTCTTAAAAAACAGGGTTATAAGGATATTATTATTATCATTGGCTATAAAGGGAGCAGATACAGGCATATTTTGGTAACGGCGCAGCTTTTGGTGTGA
- a CDS encoding immunoglobulin-like domain-containing protein has product MADDKDDQNTLYRHIHVDGQYDINTAGTYELRFYVSDSEGNTSDVKHLV; this is encoded by the coding sequence GTGGCGGATGATAAAGATGACCAGAATACGCTATACCGTCATATTCATGTGGACGGCCAGTATGACATAAATACTGCAGGGACATATGAACTCAGATTCTATGTCAGTGACAGCGAGGGCAATACGTCGGACGTAAAACATTTAGTTTGA
- a CDS encoding YveK family protein → MTYSDIQTGTQLTKDYMELVKSRPVLEQVIAVLNLDMEAEELEETITAETPVDTRILTIIVENQDPKLAKEIADALRESVSIQITEIMDADSVNTFEEEIFRRNLRRQAL, encoded by the coding sequence GTGACCTACAGCGACATTCAGACCGGGACACAGCTGACCAAAGATTATATGGAACTCGTAAAGAGCAGACCGGTTCTGGAGCAGGTGATAGCAGTGCTGAATCTGGATATGGAAGCAGAGGAACTGGAGGAAACGATCACAGCCGAGACACCTGTGGACACGAGAATACTGACGATCATAGTTGAGAATCAGGATCCGAAGTTGGCTAAGGAAATTGCAGATGCACTGCGTGAATCCGTGAGTATACAGATAACAGAGATCATGGATGCAGATTCCGTAAATACGTTTGAAGAGGAAATCTTCCGACGGAACCTTCGTCGCCAAGCCTTGTAA
- a CDS encoding Wzz/FepE/Etk N-terminal domain-containing protein: MNQNSVANREFENDEINIDLTELFLAVWSKIHLVILAGIFMALLAFAGTKMFITPMYSSTTKMYVLTKQDSRPA; the protein is encoded by the coding sequence ATGAATCAAAATAGTGTTGCAAACAGAGAATTTGAAAATGATGAGATAAACATAGACCTGACAGAATTGTTTCTGGCTGTGTGGAGTAAGATACACCTTGTTATTCTGGCGGGGATCTTTATGGCTTTGCTTGCGTTTGCAGGAACAAAGATGTTTATAACGCCAATGTATTCATCCACGACAAAGATGTATGTTCTTACGAAGCAGGACAGCAGGCCGGCGTGA
- a CDS encoding CpsB/CapC family capsule biosynthesis tyrosine phosphatase, giving the protein MDRDLVFCVGTDAHGAAHRAPRMKKAADYVEKNMEKTI; this is encoded by the coding sequence ATGGACCGGGATCTGGTGTTCTGTGTGGGAACGGATGCCCACGGCGCCGCGCACCGGGCTCCGAGAATGAAGAAGGCGGCAGATTATGTGGAGAAAAATATGGAGAAGACTATATGA